One region of Desulfobacterales bacterium genomic DNA includes:
- a CDS encoding class I SAM-dependent RNA methyltransferase, producing the protein MTAYPEHTLLIEKPVGNGYGLGRLAGGKVALVRHVLPGERVRVRVRQHKKNFVYADLLEVLEPSEQRIEPRCPLYGRCGGCDFQHAAPAAQLMFKCAALAETIKRSSLAGREAINRILLPPLASPQDFGYRQRIRLHVDNQGRLGFHGFHSHQVVPVSTCALAAAEINQVLGQLHSLPLPARFMDQVTTLELLLDPNGNHVVALAHFSRRPRPADLAQARELLATTAGLGRFFFIVANHGLFDPHGSRAEGNDITLSFSLPAAITNGPELTLTWEAGGFCQVNLLQNENMISTLLNWAGITGNDQVLDLFCGMGNFSLPLSLVAGRVLGLDGQGSAIRSAGRNAGLAGRDNCHFEKTAVPAGVQKLVDRQDRFPLIIMDPPRQGAAAIIPLLTSLRPSRLIVISCDPATLVRDLAGLAGHGFRVRQILPVDMFPQTHHLESISLLKPG; encoded by the coding sequence ATGACTGCATATCCTGAACATACCCTGTTGATCGAAAAACCGGTTGGCAACGGATACGGGCTCGGCCGGCTGGCCGGCGGCAAGGTAGCCCTGGTCCGCCATGTCCTGCCCGGGGAACGGGTCCGGGTCCGGGTCCGACAGCATAAGAAAAACTTTGTTTATGCCGATCTGCTGGAGGTACTGGAGCCATCGGAGCAACGGATCGAGCCGCGCTGCCCGCTATACGGTCGCTGCGGCGGCTGCGACTTTCAACATGCGGCGCCGGCAGCCCAGCTTATGTTCAAGTGCGCGGCACTGGCGGAGACCATTAAGCGAAGCAGCCTGGCCGGCCGGGAGGCCATCAACAGGATACTGCTGCCGCCCCTGGCATCACCGCAGGATTTCGGCTACCGGCAGCGAATCCGGCTTCATGTGGATAACCAAGGCCGGCTCGGTTTCCACGGTTTTCACTCCCATCAGGTCGTGCCGGTTTCAACCTGTGCCCTGGCCGCAGCGGAGATCAACCAGGTGCTGGGCCAACTCCACTCCCTGCCGCTGCCGGCCCGGTTCATGGACCAGGTCACCACCCTGGAACTGCTCCTTGACCCGAACGGCAACCATGTGGTGGCCCTGGCCCATTTCAGTCGCCGGCCCCGGCCCGCCGATCTTGCCCAGGCCCGGGAGTTGCTGGCAACAACCGCCGGGCTGGGCCGGTTTTTTTTCATTGTTGCCAACCATGGCCTCTTTGACCCGCATGGCAGCCGGGCCGAGGGCAACGATATTACCCTCTCCTTTTCCCTGCCTGCTGCCATTACCAACGGCCCTGAACTGACCCTGACCTGGGAGGCCGGCGGCTTCTGCCAGGTCAACCTGCTTCAAAATGAAAACATGATCAGCACCCTGCTCAACTGGGCCGGGATCACCGGTAACGACCAGGTCCTTGACCTGTTCTGCGGCATGGGCAACTTCTCCCTGCCCCTGTCCCTGGTCGCCGGCCGGGTCCTGGGCCTGGACGGCCAGGGCTCCGCCATCCGCAGTGCCGGACGTAATGCCGGGCTGGCCGGCCGCGACAACTGTCACTTTGAAAAAACAGCAGTACCGGCCGGGGTGCAAAAACTTGTTGACCGGCAAGATCGTTTTCCGCTGATTATCATGGACCCGCCCCGGCAGGGCGCGGCTGCAATCATCCCGCTGCTGACCTCGCTCCGGCCCAGCCGGCTGATCGTCATCTCCTGCGACCCGGCCACCCTGGTCCGGGACCTGGCCGGCCTGGCCGGACACGGCTTCCGGGTCCGACAAATCCTGCCCGTGGACATGTTCCCCCAGACCCATCATCTTGAGTCGATCAGCCTGTTGAAACCCGGGTAA
- a CDS encoding sigma-54 dependent transcriptional regulator, which produces MVTEQQPIRILVVDDEHAHRYMLCSMFQEWGWKVEEASDGGMAVEAVMEKPFDAILMDVRMARMDGMEALKRIHSYNPAIPVVIMTAYSSVDSAVAAIKSGAHDYLTKPLDFDRLRLTMDRALEHRQVIEEKSGPEEEGGKLVDTAGIIGTSPAITELLEMISYVAPTEAKVLIMGESGTGKELIASAIHQNSGRRNNKFVTVNCAAIVENLLESELFGHERGAFTGAERQREGKFVLADGGTLFLDEIGEMSPAMQVKLLRVLQEHEVQRVGGSENIGVDVRVVAATNRILEEEVARGAFREDLYYRLNVVSVQVPALRERQEDIPLLADHFLRKFATKNRRKVAGITPGCMDILRHYPWPGNVRELENVLERGVILMRGDYLDEESLPIAIKKWLAEQDGPVAAAEELPSSLMAAEKQVILKTLEQTGGNKSEAARRLGITRKTLLNKLNKYQAGQDSGHPGY; this is translated from the coding sequence ATGGTAACAGAACAGCAGCCGATCAGAATCCTGGTGGTGGATGACGAGCATGCCCATCGCTACATGCTCTGTTCCATGTTTCAGGAATGGGGCTGGAAGGTGGAAGAGGCAAGCGACGGCGGCATGGCCGTGGAGGCGGTAATGGAGAAACCGTTTGACGCCATTCTGATGGATGTCCGGATGGCCAGGATGGACGGGATGGAGGCGCTGAAGCGGATCCATTCCTATAACCCGGCCATCCCGGTGGTGATCATGACCGCCTACTCCTCGGTTGATTCGGCAGTGGCGGCGATCAAGAGCGGGGCCCACGACTACCTGACCAAGCCCCTTGATTTCGACCGGTTGCGGTTGACCATGGACCGGGCCCTGGAGCACCGGCAGGTGATCGAGGAAAAAAGCGGCCCGGAGGAGGAGGGCGGAAAGCTGGTCGACACGGCCGGGATCATCGGGACCTCGCCGGCCATCACCGAGCTGCTGGAGATGATCTCCTATGTGGCCCCCACCGAGGCCAAGGTGTTGATCATGGGGGAGAGCGGCACTGGCAAGGAATTGATCGCCTCGGCCATTCATCAGAACAGCGGCCGGCGCAATAACAAATTTGTCACGGTGAACTGTGCCGCCATTGTTGAGAATCTGCTCGAATCGGAGCTGTTCGGCCATGAGCGGGGCGCCTTTACCGGGGCCGAGCGGCAGCGGGAGGGCAAGTTCGTCCTGGCCGACGGCGGCACCCTGTTCCTGGACGAGATCGGCGAGATGTCGCCGGCCATGCAGGTCAAGTTGCTGCGGGTCCTGCAGGAACACGAGGTGCAGCGGGTCGGCGGCAGTGAGAATATCGGGGTCGATGTCCGGGTGGTGGCCGCCACCAACCGGATCCTGGAGGAGGAGGTGGCAAGGGGCGCCTTTCGCGAGGATCTCTACTACCGGTTGAACGTGGTCTCGGTGCAGGTCCCGGCCTTAAGGGAGCGGCAGGAGGACATTCCGCTCCTGGCCGATCATTTTCTGCGGAAGTTCGCGACCAAGAACCGGCGCAAGGTGGCCGGGATCACCCCGGGCTGCATGGATATCCTCCGTCATTATCCCTGGCCCGGCAATGTCCGCGAACTGGAAAACGTGCTGGAGCGGGGGGTGATCCTGATGCGGGGCGACTACCTGGACGAGGAGAGTCTGCCGATCGCGATCAAGAAATGGCTGGCCGAGCAGGACGGCCCGGTCGCTGCGGCCGAGGAGTTGCCCTCTTCCCTGATGGCGGCGGAGAAGCAGGTGATCCTGAAGACCCTTGAACAGACCGGCGGCAACAAGAGCGAGGCGGCCCGGCGGCTGGGGATCACCCGCAAGACCTTGTTGAATAAGCTGAACAAATATCAGGCCGGCCAGGATAGCGGCCATCCAGGATATTGA